A stretch of the Arachis stenosperma cultivar V10309 chromosome 6, arast.V10309.gnm1.PFL2, whole genome shotgun sequence genome encodes the following:
- the LOC130934532 gene encoding uncharacterized protein LOC130934532: MVASNSIEDLFNMQASCRLFASACNSDTVYRHALVSVLPIACFLDYSGTPAMTFLRRCARARNSATMLCVGISHLFWCGHRRGGMRTLTEAAELGDVEACYIAAMLLLSLGDKTDDEVCRVFEFFCVVRESGTVERYREVFTQVFAGPWSDIPPANPEESVSCRSGSCRTRGTIGDDSDLSSVACV; this comes from the coding sequence ATGGTTGCATCGAATTCGATTGAGGATCTGTTCAACATGCAAGCGAGTTGCAGGTTATTTGCATCTGCATGCAATTCCGACACCGTGTACAGGCACGCCTTGGTGTCGGTGTTGCCGATCGCTTGCTTCCTCGACTACTCCGGTACGCCTGCAATGACATTTCTGCGTCGATGCGCCAGAGCGCGGAATTCGGCCACTATGCTCTGCGTTGGGATATCTCATTTATTCTGGTGTGGCCACCGCAGAGGTGGTATGCGGACCCTGACCGAGGCAGCAGAGTTGGGCGATGTGGAGGCCTGCTACATCGCTGCGATGCTGCTTCTGTCGCTTGGTGACAAAACAGATGATGAGGTCTGCCGTGTATTCGAATTTTTTTGTGTCGTTCGTGAGTCCGGCACAGTCGAAAGGTACAGGGAGGTCTTCACGCAGGTGTTCGCCGGCCCGTGGTCCGATATACCCCCGGCGAACCCAGAAGAGTCCGTGTCATGCCGTTCCGGTAGTTGCCGTACCCGTGGGACCATTGGTGATGACAGCGATCTGTCCAGTGTGGCGTGTGTGTAA
- the LOC130934533 gene encoding uncharacterized protein LOC130934533, producing the protein MRSSATTEKGRIGEKAGYGRRKGKGKGKGVPPHVCPLTLLPREIWERIASRVASSSIQDLFNMQATCKVFLDTGRSSAVFKVASMAEIPVVFGYDLEDRPEDGFLYVSARAGNLGAIFRIGMREFCWMGRHVAGVDTLLEAADAGDVQAQYMCAMLLLTPGVGDGADAGRGVEMFENVLAVGKIEMCRELFGQLFANSLIGVHPSDPGKPVVCRSSVCPTRGTMGATNDSSTVSCVHCLAEFEVLHFFSLFTFR; encoded by the coding sequence ATGAGATCTAGTGCAACTACCGAGAAAGGCAGAATAGGAGAGAAGGCCGGATATGGGAGAaggaaagggaaagggaaagggaaaggggTCCCACCGCACGTCTGTCCGCTGACTCTTCTGCCTCGCGAAATATGGGAGAGAATTGCATCAAGGGTTGCGTCGTCCTCGATCCAGGATCTGTTTAACATGCAGGCGACCTGCAAGGTATTTTTGGACACAGGCCGCTCATCTGCGGTGTTCAAGGTGGCCTCCATGGCGGAGATACCCGTCGTGTTCGGTTATGACTTGGAGGACCGTCCTGAGGATGGGTTCCTTTACGTAAGCGCGCGTGCAGGAAATCTGGGCGCTATATTCCGTATAGGGATGAGAGAATTCTGCTGGATGGGCCGACACGTCGCTGGGGTCGACACCCTGCTTGAGGCCGCCGATGCGGGTGATGTCCAAGCCCAATACATGTGTGCGATGCTGCTGCTGACGCCAGGTGTTGGGGACGGGGCGGACGCTGGAAGGGGGGTTGAAATGTTTGAGAACGTGCTGGCTGTTGGAAAAATCGAAATGTGCAGAGAACTCTTCGGGCAGTTGTTCGCAAATTCGCTGATTGGGGTGCACCCGTCGGATCCAGGGAAGCCCGTCGTCTGCCGGTCAAGCGTCTGCCCGACCCGCGGGACCATGGGTGCCACCAACGATTCCTCGACTGTGTCCTGCGTCCACTGCCTTGCCGAGTTCGAGGTGTTGCATTTCTTTAGTCTATTTACTTTCAGATGA
- the LOC130934534 gene encoding uncharacterized protein LOC130934534, translating into MVREHAKGDVVRVIKVAGDPSRPMRLPLPNGLLPKGSNHLYVTVADGSNHTYKIACRPKGWKEITLGRGWQRFYREYKLQPSNILLFKHKGRDDFSVRIFQSPGVERTYATSGDEAVDVTPPKVRRNRTRAPEAPRRRTGCINVPRSAAAAEVEQTFRSEHSFFIMHITKRLLGTHFLPNVPHFGDDVNDGVMVTLRSGEISVRAVYSKYGGKRRRNCGTISQGWVGFLRKCNISVPKLAVFEISSTHPEVELLVQFVDFE; encoded by the exons ATGGTACGAGAACACGCGAAAGGTGACGTCGTTAGGGTTATCAAAGTGGCAGGAGATCCGTCGCGACCGATG CGTCTACCGTTACCGAATGGGCTCCTGCCCAAAGGTAGCAACCATCTCTACGTCACGGTCGCCGATGGGTCAAACCATACCTACAAGATTGCATGCAGACCCAAGGGGTGGAAAGAGATCACTCTCGGCAGGGGATGGCAAAGGTTCTATCGTGAATACAAGCTACAACCATCTAACATTCTGCTGTTCAAGCACAAGGGCAGAGACGACTTCAGCGTTCGCATCTTTCAGTCACCGGGTGTCGAGAGGACGTATGCTACGTCCGGTGATGAAGCCGTCGACGTCACACCCCCGAAGGTTCGACGGAACCGTACACGCGCTCCTGAAGCGCCCCGGCGTCGAACTGGGTGCATCAATGTCCCCAGGAGCGCAGCTGCAGCAGAGGTGGAGCAGACATTTCGGTCCGAGCACTCCTTCTTCATCATGCACATCACAAAAAGGCTCTTGGGCACCCACTTCCTG CCAAATGTGCCGCACTTTGGAGACGACGTCAACGATGGTGTCATGGTCACTCTCAGATCGGGGGAGATTTCCGTCCGGGCCGTCTACAGCAAATACGGGGGCAAGAGAAGGCGCAATTGTGGCACCATTAGCCAAGGGTGGGTGGGTTTCTTGCGCAAGTGTAACATAAGTGTGCCCAAGCTGGCCGTCTTTGAGATCTCCAGTACCCACCCAGAAGTGGAGCTGTTGGTCCAATTTGTTGATTTTGAATGA